GGCGTAGCCGACGTGGACCATGACGAACTCGCCGACGTCGACTTTCTCGTCCTGCATCATGAACAGGCTGACGTCGCGCTGCACGCCCTTGGCCTCGCAGCGTGCCAGGAAGCCGTCGACGGCGACGACCTGCATAGGAATTCCAAGGCACATGGGGACGGTCCCTCCAAGCTCTCTCTCAGCTGTGCACGCTGCCACCGGCAGCCAGCCGGCGCAAGCTCGTAGATGTCCTGATGCGTCTAATTCTCATCTGGTTATGCTGCTGGCGCGGCCACGTTGTCCGGGCCGGGAGAAAAACACATGACCGATCAGGCCCATGCGAAGAGCGGCACGCTGGTTCTCGGCGTGGGGAACACCATCCTCACCGACGAGGGTATCGGGCCCTGGGTGGTGGAACGGCTGCGTGAGCTCAACCCGGAGGCGCCGGGCGTGAACTGGATGGACGGCGGCACGTTGAGCTTTTCCATCGCCGCATCCGTCGAGGACGCGGAATACCTGATCGTGGTGGACGCCACCGAGCTCAAGTCCGAGCCGGGCACCGTCAAGGTCTTCGTCGACGCCGAGATGGACCGCATCCTGAGCCAGCACGGTCGCAGCGTGCACGAGGTGGGCTTGATGGACCTCATGAACATGGCCCGCTTCGCCGGCATGATGCCGGAGCGGCGCGCGCTGGTGGGAATCCAGCCGGAGATCATCGGCTGGGGCACGGAGCCGAGCGCGCGGGTGGCGGCGGCGGTGCCGGAAGCAGCGCAGGCGGTGGCAGACCTTATCAAGGCCTGGACGGGCCAGGATATACGGGTGCCAGCTGCACTTTAGGCCTGCGTGAATTGCGTATTGTGAGCACCACGTGCCCCGCCTAAATTGCTCGCTAACGTATTGAAGCCACTATCAAGACTGGCATGGATCGGGGTTTTGGGGAAAACCCGGTCACAGTCGGCGGAGCAGACATGAGCGGTCTCTCGGGGATTGGGGTCAAGGTGGAGTCGGGCACGGAACGGCCCGCCGAAGTCTTCGGCAACGCACTCCCCCTCCTGCATGAAATTCGCCACGCGCTGGCCCGCCTCGTCGAGGCCGGCGAGCCCACAGTCATTGACGTCCAGAGCATTCCCATGGGGCCCGGCGACATGCAGCGGCTCCTCGACGCACTGGGCGAGGGCGAAGTCCGGGCCGAGATCGAGGCCCTGGGCAAGACCGTGGTCCGTGAGACGCGCTATTCCGGCGTCTGGATCCTGGAGTACATGAACGGCTCCGGCGGGGTCGCCGGCCGTTTCGTAGAGATCACCTGGATACCCTCGCTGCTGCAGGCGCAGCGCGAGGACGTCGAGGCCGGTCTAAAGGAACT
This Thioalkalivibrio sp. XN279 DNA region includes the following protein-coding sequences:
- a CDS encoding HypC/HybG/HupF family hydrogenase formation chaperone; amino-acid sequence: MCLGIPMQVVAVDGFLARCEAKGVQRDVSLFMMQDEKVDVGEFVMVHVGYAIQKMTEQEARSAWEIYDQMLGDPADA
- a CDS encoding hydrogenase expression/formation protein, with protein sequence MSGLSGIGVKVESGTERPAEVFGNALPLLHEIRHALARLVEAGEPTVIDVQSIPMGPGDMQRLLDALGEGEVRAEIEALGKTVVRETRYSGVWILEYMNGSGGVAGRFVEITWIPSLLQAQREDVEAGLKELGDALASTGS
- a CDS encoding hydrogenase maturation protease yields the protein MTDQAHAKSGTLVLGVGNTILTDEGIGPWVVERLRELNPEAPGVNWMDGGTLSFSIAASVEDAEYLIVVDATELKSEPGTVKVFVDAEMDRILSQHGRSVHEVGLMDLMNMARFAGMMPERRALVGIQPEIIGWGTEPSARVAAAVPEAAQAVADLIKAWTGQDIRVPAAL